The following proteins are co-located in the Rippkaea orientalis PCC 8801 genome:
- a CDS encoding DUF29 domain-containing protein, which translates to MSSTLYDKDYHLWLQETVQLLQDGQLQELDIPDLIEEIQDMGKSQRKAVKSNLKVILWHLLKYKYQPEKRSNSWKSSIIKHRKRIRDAFEDSPSLKRYFNKIFDQSYQDSRELALAETGLSIETFPLEYSFTIAEILENKSL; encoded by the coding sequence ATGAGTTCAACACTATATGATAAAGACTACCATCTTTGGTTACAAGAAACGGTTCAATTACTACAAGATGGACAGTTACAAGAGTTAGATATTCCTGATTTAATTGAGGAAATACAAGATATGGGAAAAAGTCAAAGAAAAGCCGTTAAAAGTAATTTAAAAGTGATTCTTTGGCATTTGCTAAAATATAAATATCAACCCGAAAAACGATCAAATAGTTGGAAAAGTTCTATCATTAAACACAGAAAACGCATTCGAGATGCTTTTGAAGACAGTCCCAGTCTAAAACGATATTTTAATAAAATTTTTGACCAATCTTACCAAGATAGTCGAGAATTAGCCTTAGCAGAAACTGGTTTATCAATCGAAACTTTTCCTCTCGAATATTCTTTTACTATAGCAGAAATTCTTGA
- a CDS encoding ribonucleoside-diphosphate reductase subunit alpha, protein MQQTVITPSNHSPLVDSLHSHPHHSVPLATPKIQVVRRDNSWTPLNIGKIRAVVHWACEGHNVNPIALEAGLTTRLRHGITTREIQDNLINCALEMCSPDEPNWRYVAGRLHIWSLWKDTLVSRGYQYGNYEKTVHTKVEAQEYDSRLLTYSSEELREAGSWINPDWDTDYDYAGAVLLTSRYLLPNELPQEALLSCSLLLATVESPENRLLWARQFYEAIATRKISLATPILANLRVPGGSLTSCFIVSIDDSLESIFEEITNTARISKNGGGVGVNVSRIRATGSWVMKKANASGGIIPWIKLLNDTAIAVNQGGRRAGAVTVGVDIWHLDVPEFLEMQTENGDQRRKAYDVFPQVILPDEFMRRVINKSEWTLVDPYEVRTKLGIELAELWGEKFEEAYGLIERELGQKITLYKRIQARDLFKTIMRSQVETGMPYLAFKDTINQANPNKHEGYIPGVNLCTESFSNVSPGKEAHSCNLVSLNLANLEASELESVCRIAVRILDNTIDITNNPFEDAKTHNNKYRTIGIGCMGLADWLAKNRLSYDSLGQMNQLFEEFGYWCTHASMELAKERTPYPAFEGSEWSQGKLIGAKSVDWFLENATHKERWKQLAEDIKNHGIRNSHITAIAPNTSSSLVQGCTASILPVYSRFFYDKWAKGTVPIAPPFIDESFWFYPENKTLDQQKVVKAVAVMQQWVDTGISMELLFNLNQGIYFPDEPERSITAKDIFDTLVLAWQSGCKAVYYVRTVQKDDFKESDGGCTACAN, encoded by the coding sequence ATGCAACAGACAGTTATAACCCCTTCTAATCATTCCCCTTTAGTAGACTCCCTCCATTCCCATCCCCATCATTCTGTGCCGCTAGCAACCCCTAAAATTCAGGTGGTTCGCCGTGACAACTCTTGGACTCCCCTCAATATCGGGAAAATTCGGGCGGTGGTACACTGGGCGTGTGAAGGGCATAATGTTAATCCCATCGCCCTAGAAGCGGGGTTAACGACTCGTCTGCGTCATGGAATTACCACTAGGGAAATTCAGGATAACCTGATTAACTGCGCCCTAGAAATGTGTAGTCCTGATGAACCTAACTGGCGTTATGTGGCGGGAAGACTCCATATTTGGAGTTTATGGAAGGATACCCTGGTTAGTCGCGGTTATCAGTATGGTAACTACGAGAAAACAGTACACACTAAGGTTGAAGCTCAGGAATACGATTCGAGATTGCTGACCTATTCTAGCGAAGAATTGCGCGAGGCGGGTAGTTGGATTAATCCTGACTGGGATACGGACTATGATTATGCAGGGGCGGTACTGCTTACCAGTCGCTATCTTTTGCCCAATGAACTGCCCCAGGAAGCGTTATTAAGCTGTTCTTTGCTGTTGGCAACAGTCGAAAGTCCTGAAAATAGACTTCTCTGGGCACGACAGTTTTATGAAGCGATCGCTACCCGTAAAATTTCCCTGGCTACCCCTATTTTAGCGAATTTAAGGGTTCCTGGCGGCTCGTTGACTAGCTGCTTTATTGTATCGATTGATGATAGTTTAGAGAGTATTTTTGAGGAAATTACCAATACCGCTAGGATTTCTAAGAATGGGGGCGGTGTTGGCGTGAATGTTAGCCGTATTCGCGCCACAGGAAGTTGGGTGATGAAAAAAGCCAACGCTTCTGGGGGGATCATTCCTTGGATTAAACTGCTTAATGATACTGCGATCGCGGTTAATCAAGGGGGTAGACGCGCGGGGGCTGTTACTGTTGGGGTGGATATTTGGCATTTAGATGTCCCTGAATTTTTGGAAATGCAGACAGAAAATGGGGATCAAAGACGCAAAGCTTATGATGTTTTTCCGCAGGTTATTTTACCTGATGAATTTATGCGTCGGGTGATTAATAAATCAGAATGGACGTTAGTTGATCCCTACGAAGTTAGGACAAAATTAGGGATAGAATTGGCGGAATTATGGGGCGAAAAATTTGAAGAAGCCTATGGATTAATTGAAAGGGAATTAGGACAAAAAATTACCCTGTATAAGCGTATTCAAGCCCGTGATTTGTTTAAGACGATTATGCGATCGCAGGTAGAGACAGGGATGCCCTATTTAGCTTTTAAAGATACCATTAACCAGGCAAATCCTAACAAGCATGAAGGGTATATTCCTGGGGTGAATTTATGCACCGAAAGCTTTAGCAATGTTAGCCCTGGAAAAGAAGCCCATTCTTGTAATTTAGTTAGCCTGAATTTAGCCAATTTAGAAGCCTCTGAATTGGAATCTGTCTGTCGCATTGCGGTTAGAATTTTAGACAATACTATTGATATTACAAACAATCCCTTTGAAGATGCCAAAACCCACAATAATAAGTATAGAACCATTGGCATTGGTTGTATGGGCTTAGCAGATTGGTTGGCAAAAAATCGGCTTTCCTATGACAGTTTAGGGCAAATGAATCAACTTTTTGAAGAGTTTGGCTATTGGTGTACCCATGCTTCAATGGAATTAGCCAAAGAAAGAACTCCCTATCCTGCATTTGAAGGAAGTGAATGGAGTCAAGGTAAATTAATTGGGGCAAAATCTGTTGATTGGTTCCTCGAAAATGCTACCCACAAAGAACGCTGGAAACAGTTAGCAGAAGACATTAAAAATCACGGTATTCGTAACTCCCATATTACCGCGATCGCGCCGAATACGTCTTCTTCTTTAGTCCAAGGTTGTACAGCAAGTATTCTTCCGGTTTATAGCCGTTTCTTCTATGATAAATGGGCTAAGGGAACTGTTCCTATTGCACCCCCATTTATTGATGAATCTTTCTGGTTTTACCCCGAAAATAAAACCCTTGATCAACAAAAAGTCGTTAAAGCGGTTGCTGTGATGCAGCAGTGGGTTGATACGGGAATTTCTATGGAATTATTGTTTAATTTGAATCAAGGAATTTACTTTCCTGATGAACCCGAAAGATCGATTACTGCTAAGGATATTTTTGATACCTTAGTATTAGCTTGGCAGTCAGGTTGTAAGGCAGTTTATTACGTCAGAACGGTACAAAAAGACGATTTTAAGGAGTCTGACGGAGGTTGTACTGCTTGCGCTAATTAA
- a CDS encoding DUF4926 domain-containing protein, protein MKFELFARVALREDLPQYKLCRGDVATIVEHHPVKNGEDGYSLEVFNAVGETLAVITVAESQIESLMNNEVLHVRVLESA, encoded by the coding sequence ATGAAATTTGAACTATTTGCCAGAGTTGCCTTAAGAGAAGACCTACCACAGTATAAACTCTGTCGAGGAGATGTAGCAACTATTGTTGAACATCATCCTGTTAAAAATGGAGAAGATGGTTATAGTTTAGAAGTATTTAATGCTGTTGGAGAAACCCTTGCAGTCATTACCGTTGCTGAATCACAAATTGAGTCTTTAATGAATAATGAAGTCCTTCATGTTAGAGTTTTAGAATCAGCTTAA
- a CDS encoding DUF3892 domain-containing protein, translating to MARKRISVTSENTKGGNEKFHDNYTGEDMTRKEFVGKIKNGEYANYHIRKINGRETPVSNPDKSEKNNLG from the coding sequence ATGGCTAGAAAACGAATTTCTGTAACCTCTGAAAACACTAAAGGTGGAAATGAAAAATTCCATGATAATTATACAGGGGAGGATATGACACGGAAAGAATTTGTTGGAAAAATCAAGAACGGAGAATACGCTAACTATCATATTCGTAAAATTAACGGAAGAGAAACTCCAGTATCTAACCCAGATAAATCAGAAAAGAATAATTTGGGTTGA